A portion of the Meriones unguiculatus strain TT.TT164.6M chromosome 11, Bangor_MerUng_6.1, whole genome shotgun sequence genome contains these proteins:
- the Gucy2d gene encoding retinal guanylyl cyclase 1, whose amino-acid sequence MAARPPPGRGLPDAGVCVPARRRPCSPRWLGPRLPGLLLLLLLPPPGALSAVFQVGVLGPWACDPLFARARPDLAARLAADRLNRDLALDGGPRFEVALLPEPCRSPGSLGAVSSALARVSGLVGPVNPAACRPAELLAQEAGVALVPWGCPGARAAGTTAPALTPAAEALYVLLRTFRWARVALVTAPQDLWVEAGRALSAALRARGLPVASVTSMEASDDAGARAALAKIRAGPAVRAVIMVMHSVLLGGEEQRRLLEAAEELGLTDGSLVFLPFDTLHYAVAPGPEALAAIANSSQLRRAHDAVLTLTRHCPPGDSVQDSLRRAQEHQELPPDLDLRQVSPLFGTIYDAVFLLAGGVARARAAVGGGWVSGASVARQVREAQVSGFCGVLGRSEEPSFVLLDTDASGDRLLATHLLYPTGGSMRPAGTPVHFPRGGAAPGPDPSCWFEPDVICSGGVEPGLVFVGFLLVIGIGLLGAFLAHYLRHKLLQMQMASGPNKIILTLEDVTFLHPQAGSSRKVAQGSRSSLAARSTSDIRSVPSQPPESASIGLYEGDWVWLKRFPGEHYTAIRPATKTAFSKLRELRHENVALYLGLFLAGTADSPAAPGEGLLAVVSEHCARGSLHDLLAQRDIKLDWMFKSSLLLDLIKGMRYLHHRGVAHGRLKSRNCVVDGRFVLKVTDHGHGRLLEAQRVLPEPPSAEDQLWTAPELLRDPALERRGTLAGDVFSLAIIMQEVVCRSTPYAMLELPPEEVIRRVRTPPPLCRPLVSMDQAPMQCIQLMTQCWAEQPELRPSMDLTFDLFKSINKGRKMNIIDSMLRMLEQYSSNLEDLIRERTEELEQEKQKTDRLLTQMLPPSVAEALKMGSSVEPEYFEEVTLYFSDIVGFTTISAMSEPIEVVDLLNDLYTLFDAIIGAHDVYKVETIGDAYMVASGLPQRNGQRHAAEIANMALDILSAVGSFRMRHMPEVPVRIRIGLHSGPCVAGVVGLTMPRYCLFGDTVNTASRMESTGLPYRIHVNMSTVRILRALDQGFQMECRGRTELKGRGVEDTYWLVGRVGFNKPIPKPPDLQPGASNHGISLQEIPLERRLKLEKARPGLFTGK is encoded by the exons ATGGCCGCGCGGCCCCCGCCGGGGCGCGGGCTCCCCGACGCCGGCGTCTGCGTCCCCGCGCGGCGGAGGCCGTGCAGCCCGCGCTGGCTCGGGCCGCGGCTGCCGgggctcctgctcctcctgctcctcccgcCCCCGGGCGCCCTCTCCGCCGTGTTCCAGGTGGGGGTGCTGGGCCCCTGGGCCTGCGACCCCCTCTTCGCGCGCGCGCGCCCGGACCTGGCCGCGCGCCTGGCCGCCGACCGCCTGAACCGCGACCTCGCCCTGGACGGCGGCCCCCGGTTCGAGGTGGCGCTGCTCCCGGAGCCCTGCCGGAGCCCGGGCTCGCTGGGGGCCGTGTCCTCCGCGCTGGCTCGAGTCTCTGGCCTGGTGGGTCCCGTGAACCCCGCGGCCTGCCGGCCGGCCGAGCTCCTGGCGCAGGAGGCGGGGGTGGCGCTGGTGCCCTGGGGCTGCCCGGGCGCGCGGGCCGCGGGAACCACGGCCCCGGCCTTGACCCCCGCGGCAGAGGCGCTCTACGTCCTCCTCAGGACGTTCCGCTGGGCGCGCGTGGCCCTGGTCACCGCGCCGCAGGACCTGTGGGTGGAGGCGGGGCGCGCCCTGTCGGCGGCGCTCCGGGCCCGGGGCCTGCCCGTGGCCTCGGTGACCTCCATGGAGGCCTCAGACGACGCCGGGGCCCGGGCGGCCCTCGCCAAGATCCGGGCTGGGCCGGCGGTGAGAG CCGTGATCATGGTCATGCACTCGGTGCTGCTGGGCGGCGAGGAGCAGCGCCGCCTGCTGGAGGCTGCGGAGGAGCTGGGCCTGACCGACGGCTCGCTGGTCTTCCTGCCCTTCGACACGCTCCACTACGCCGTGGCTCCGGGCCCGGAGGCTCTGGCCGCCATCGCCAACAGCTCCCAGCTTCGCCGGGCCCACGACGCGGTGCTCACACTCACACGCCACTGTCCTCCCGGGGACAGCGTGCAGGACAGCCTGCGCAGGGCCCAGGAGCACCAGGAGCTGCCCCCCGACCTCGACCTGCGGCAG GTCTCCCCGCTGTTTGGCACCATCTATGACGCCGTCTTCCTGTTGGCTGGGGGCGTGGCGAGAGCACGAGCGGCGGTGGGGGGCGGCTGGGTGTCCGGGGCCTCGGTGGCCCGCCAGGTGCGGGAGGCCCAGGTCTCCGGCTTTTGCGGGGTCCTGGGAAGAAGCGAGGAGCCCTCCTTTGTGCTGCTGGACACAGACGCCTCTGGGGACCGGCTGTTGGCCACACACCTGCTGTATCCCACCGGAGGCTCTATGCGCCCTGCCGGGACCCCTGTGCACTTCCCTAGAGGTGGAGCAGCGCCGGGACCAGACCCTTCCTGCTGGTTCGAGCCGGATGTGATCTGCAGCGGAG GGGTGGAGCCAGGCCTGGTCTTCGTTGGCTTTCTCCTGGTGATAGGGATAGGACTGTTGGGGGCCTTCCTGGCTCATTACCTGAG GCACAAGCTGCTACAGATGCAAATGGCCTCGGGCCCCAACAAGATCATCCTGACCCTGGAAGACGTCACCTTCCTCCACCCACAGGCGGGCAGCTCTCGAAAG GTGGCCCAGGGAAGTAGATCCAGCCTGGCTGCCCGGAGCACCTCAGACATCCGCAGTGTCCCGAGCCAGCCCCCAGAGAGCGCCAGCATTGGCCTCTACGAG GGGGACTGGGTTTGGCTGAAGAGATTCCCAGGGGAGCACTACACGGCCATCAGGCCCGCAACCAAGACAGCCTTCTCCAAG CTGCGGGAGCTCCGGCACGAGAACGTGGCTCTCTACCTGGGGCTCTTCCTGGCGGGCACAGCAGACAGCCCTGCCGCCCCCGGGGAGGGCCTCCTGGCTGTGGTCTCAGAGCACTGCGCCCGGGGCTCCCTCCACGACCTCCTGGCCCAGAGAGACatcaagctggactggatgttcAAGTCTTCTCTCCTGCTGGACCTcatcaag GGAATGAGATACTTGCACCACCGCGGCGTGGCCCACGGGAGGCTCAAGTCACGGAACTGCGTGGTGGATGGGAGGTTCGTGCTCAAGGTGACAGACCACGGCCACGGGAGGCTTCTGGAAGCGCAGAGGGTGTTACCCGAGCCGCCCAGCGCGGAGG ATCAGCTGTGGACAGCCCCAGAGCTGCTCCGGGACCCAGCCCTGGAGCGGCGGGGAACTCTGGCTGGCGACGTCTTCAGCCTGGCCATCATCATGCAGGAGGTGGTCTGCCGCAGCACCCCCTACGCCATGCTGGAGCTGCCCCCCGAGG AAGTGATACGCAGGGTGAGGACGCCCCCTCCCCTGTGCCGGCCCTTGGTGTCAATGGACCAGGCACCCATGCAGTGCATCCAGCTGATGACGCAGTGCTGggcagagcagccagagctccgGCCCTCCATGGACCTCACCTTTGACCTG TTCAAGAGCATCAACAAGGGGCGGAAGATGAACATCATCGACTCCATGCTGCGGATGCTGGAGCAGTACTCCAGCAACCTGGAGGACCTGATCCGAGAGCGCACGGAGGAGCTTGAGCAGGAGAAGCAGAAGACGGACAGGCTGCTCACCCAGATGCTGCCTCC ATCTGTGGCCGAGGCGCTGAAGATGGGCTCCTCTGTAGAGCCCGAGTACTTTGAAGAGGTGACGCTCTACTTCAGTGACATCGTGGGCTTCACCACCATTTCGGCCATGAGCGAGCCCATCGAGGTGGTCGACCTGCTCAACGACCTCTATACGCTCTTCGACGCCATCATCGGCGCCCACGACGTCTACAAG GTGGAGACCATCGGAGACGCCTACATGGTGGCCTCGGGGCTACCGCAGAGGAACGGGCAGCGCCACGCTGCGGAGATCGCCAACATGGCGCTGGACATCCTCAGCGCCGTGGGCTCCTTCCGCATGCGCCACATGCCGGAGGTCCCCGTGCGCATCCGCATCGGCCTGCACTCAG GTCCGTGCGTGGCCGGCGTGGTGGGCCTCACGATGCCTCGGTACTGCCTGTTCGGGGACACAGTCAACACTGCCTCGCGGATGGAGTCCACCGGGCTGC CGTATCGCATCCACGTGAACATGAGCACCGTTCGGATCCTCCGCGCCCTGGACCAGGGCTTCCAGATGGAGTGTCGAGGCCGCACGGAGCTGAAG GGCAGGGGCGTCGAGGACACGTACTGGCTTGTGGGCAGAGTCGGCTTCAACAAGCCCATCCCCAAACCGCCGGATCTGCAGCCCGG GGCGAGCAACCACGGCATCAGCCTGCAGGAGATCCCTCTGGAGAGGCGCCTGAAGCTGGAGAAAGCCAGGCCGGGCCTGTTCACCGGGAAGTGA